Proteins encoded by one window of Salvia splendens isolate huo1 chromosome 14, SspV2, whole genome shotgun sequence:
- the LOC121764133 gene encoding protein FAR1-RELATED SEQUENCE 5-like translates to MEEVVVVPECPPSMKPVVGQKFQSLDFAFAFYDIYARAVGFDTRKQAMRKVDDVTTWYQVVCNREGRKKGEEDDQLNARSGFTIKRRKLSKRCGCTANISFRFFSEDCSSGYIIQEFNEIHNHHMVETEQQKFMSSNRKLDDVHHKFILDCSRANIGPTLTVKVLKEILGGFDLAGCTVGDIRNASWDIKAYAQGVDVQMVLDDMARKKEMSKAFTYHYEVNEFDQLVALFWCDGVMKRNYHMFGDIVSFDSTYNTNRYCMIFTPFTGKDNHGSPVTFAAGLVCNEKTGAFAWLFRHFIDCMGVAPRMIVTDQDLGMRSAIEEVLVGTRHRWCMWHIMHKLAVKVPNRLLRDDDFKKEFNACVWSDLLEPEEFEDEWNRLVEHHQLEDIDWFNTLYAYRRYWIPAYFRDFPMGSMIRTTSISESENSFYKNYLKPRANIAEFYLSFNHAIEFQRNSRTALDYHDATSIPILATTLPFEKHASTLFTDSMFRKIQEEIVEGNDRCRVLSFMSGETADTYKLGDSKRNAYFVRHDKTDDSYSCECKLFGRHGYLCSHIFFLFRNNEVKKIPEKYCESRWMKTSLAKAVHGEFQERLLTHSSADDRQTVSKKAISMFYGFLRQFETDIGALRAFVAGVEELGNSLQTGNPVTSVAEKRRMVEEFYGMARPETVAVHPPDVVKTKGHASSSASRLISKRDKAIKDATRPLRRCKGCDEMGHHDSRNCPVLKEMRMEKDARKGKNPA, encoded by the exons atggaagaag TGGTTGTTGTACCTGAATGTCCTCCCTCGATGAAGCCTGTTGTAGGTCAGAAATTCCAGTCATTGGATTTCGCTTTTGCTTTCTACGACATATATGCCCGGGCAGTTGGCTTTGATACGCGCAAACAAGCTATGAGGAAGGTTGATGATGTCACCACGTGGTATCAagttgtatgcaatagggaaggaCGGAAGAAGGGTGAAGAGGATGACCAGTTGAATGCCCGTTCTGGTTTCACAATCAAGCGTAGGAAGTTATCTAAGCGGTGTGGTTGTACAGCTAATATATCCTTCAGGTTTTTCTCCGAAGATTGCTCGTCAGGATACATAATTCAGGAGTTCAATGAGATTCATAACCATCATATGGTTGAGACGGAACAGCAGAAATTCATGTCAAGTAATCGCAAGTTGGATGATGTACATCACAAATTTATACTAGACTGTTCCAGGGCGAATATAGGACCCACGCTTACAGTTAAGGTATTGAAGGAGATTCTTGGTGGGTTTGACCTGGCTGGTTGCACTGTGGGGGATATCAGGAATGCCTCATGGGACATAAAAGCATATGCACAAGGAGTTGATGTACAAATGGTGTTGGATGACATGGCTAGGAAGAAGGAGATGTCCAAGGCTTTCACCTATCACTACGAAGTTAACGAATTTGACCAGTTGGTTGCTTTGTTTTGGTGCGATGGTGTGATGAAGAGAAATTACCACATGTTTGGTGACATTGTGTCCTTCGACTCCACATACAACACAAATAG GTACTGTATGATATTCACTCCTTTCACTGGAAAGGATAATCATGGTAGTCCTGTGACATTTGCGGCCGGGTTGGTGTGCAACGAGAAAACAGGGGCATTTGCTTGGCTGTTCAGACATTTTATAGATTGTATGGGTGTAGCACCCAGGATGATTGTGACCGATCAAGATTTGGGTATGCGATCAGCGATTGAAGAAGTCCTCGTCGGCACGCGTCACCGTTGGTGTATGTGGCATATAATGCATAAATTGGCAGTCAAGGTACCAAACAGATTATTGCGGGACGACGATTTCAAAAAGGAGTTTAACGCTTGTGTTTGGTCGGACCTATTAGAGCCGGAGGAATTCGAGGATGAGTGGAATAGATTGGTTGAACATCATCAGCTGGAGGACATCGACTGGTTCAACACACTGTATGCATATAGGAGGTACTGGATACCGGCGTACTTTAGGGATTTTCCTATGGGTTCGATGATTAGGACTACGTCCATATCTGAATCAGAGAACAGTTTCTACAAAAATTATCTGAAGCCCCGAGCAAACATAGCCGAATTCTACCTGAGTTTCAACCACGCCATAGAATTCCAGCGGAATAGTAGAACAGCTTTGGACTACCACGATGCCACGTCCATACCCATACTCGCAACTACTCTGCCGTTCGAGAAACATGCTTCTACATTGTTTACCGACAGTATGTTCAGGAAAATACAAGAAGAAATAGTCGAAGGTAATGACAGATGTCGTGTGCTGAGTTTTATGTCAGGAGAAACTGCTGACACATACAAGCTTGGCGATAGCAAGCGCAATGCATATTTTGTTCGTCATGACAAGACGGATGATTCTTACTCGTGCGAATGCAAGCTTTTTGGTCGCCATGGTTATTTGTGCAGTCATATTTTCTTCCTATTTCGGAACAATGAGGTGAAAAAAATCCCGGAGAAATATTGTGAAAGCAGATGGATGAAGACGTCCTTAGCCAAGGCTGTACACGGGGAGTTTCAGGAACGCTTGCTTACTCACTCATCCGCTGACGATAGGCAAACTGTGTCAAAGAAGGCGATTTCGATGTTTTATGGGTTTCTTAGACAGTTTGAGACCGACATCGGCGCATTACGTGCATTTGTAGCTGGCGTCGAAGAACTTGGCAACTCACTTCAAACTGGTAATCCGGTAACCTCAGTCGCTGAGAAGAGGCGTATGGTTGAAGAGTTTTACGGAATGGCAAGGCCTGAAACTGTTGCAGTGCATCCTCCCGATGTTGTGAAGACGAAGGGTCACGCCAGCAGCTCGGCGAGCCGTCTGATTTCAAAGAGAGACAAGGCTATAAAGGATGCGACTAGGCCTCTTAGACGGTGTAAGGGTTGCGATGAGATGGGTCATCACGACTCTAGGAATTGTCCTGTGCTTAAAGAGATGAGGATGGAGAAGGATGCTCGCAAGGGGAAAAATCCAGCTTGA
- the LOC121763574 gene encoding myosin-7B-like isoform X2, translated as MVDFLQIQCSEIESRKRKLDAAWDSVSVRMRGADFREAALDKRERELEERERRFFMFEDAKMRELASHEQELEHRHAAVVKRVRFLDMERAEVGVVRRRAGERLAKIEADKQSLMFERQTLAEEEERFDAMIDALKEKELFIEENMRGIALKKENLEEKWKEIGEEQARLADEKSRDQKLFKHYFMERIEVAENKLEQVRLKMDDKFGEIECRDNAGWESLALSIKEADLVRESVEKKLEELEWMRTEFISFQEEKARELASKEQLLDAMSEKLVKDAELMNQELIEREKLGHSLLERLQLAKENVEGLKTSVENRFYEADEKMRKLASRSEKVFRDAELMNEELIEREKLGRQLLERLCSVKDSVEGLKAAADQRFIEVSLKETDLDSLRNWVEKKMDEADFKKREVEEQERRIAEKEGRLIAKEKELEDRHKVRLEKLDSRENSLKEFTRNCFKEHRAIKRELRTEKDLVEKRARDLDEREQRLYHTLEELEIKEKQMRYSFKVLEYKQHHPTDVFIAPIEIEPDESADLKFMVRMNGKTLQMFLNDRENEFESMVDEIFKVLHLSSDPAKLVLDAMAGFYPPRLREEDVEYNVRRTCIILLGQLLKLSPTIKPHVREEAIELATSWKSQLKAAPQIAKSQEVLGFLCLLSAFDLASYFDEDDLSSFLMVGQHKEALVLE; from the coding sequence ATGGTGGATTTTCTGCAAATACAATGCTCAGAGATTGAGTCGAGGAAGCGGAAATTGGACGCGGCTTGGGACTCGGTGTCGGTGAGGATGCGTGGCGCCGATTTTCGCGAAGCAGCGCTGGATAAACGGGAGCGGGAattggaggagagagagaggaggttCTTCATGTTCGAAGACGCGAAAATGAGGGAACTGGCCTCTCACGAACAGGAGCTGGAACATCGTCACGCTGCGGTGGTGAAGCGTGTTCGGTTCCTTGATATGGAAAGGGCTGAAGTGGGAGTAGTTAGGCGGCGGGCGGGAGAGAGGTTAGCGAAGATTGAGGCTGATAAACAGAGCTTGATGTTTGAAAGACAAACTTtagcggaggaggaggagagatTTGATGCGATGATCGATGCGTTGAAGGAGAAAGAGTTGTTCATAGAGGAGAACATGAGAGGAATTGCATTGAAAAAAGAGAATTTGGAGGAGAAGTGGAAAGAGATTGGTGAGGAGCAGGCTAGATTGGCTGATGAAAAGTCTAGGGACCAAAAACTGTTTAAGCATTATTTCATGGAGAGAATTGAGGTGGCAGAAAATAAGCTTGAGCAGGTGAGGTTGAAGATGGATGACAAGTTTGGGGAGATTGAATGTAGGGACAATGCGGGTTGGGAATCATTGGCGTTGAGTATAAAAGAAGCTGATTTGGTTAGGGAATCGGTGGAGAAAAAGTTGGAGGAGTTGGAGTGGATGAGAACAGAATTCATTTCATTCCAAGAGGAGAAAGCTAGAGAGTTGGCTTCGAAAGAGCAGCTACTGGATGCAATGAGTGAAAAGCTTGTCAAGGATGCCGAGTTGATGAATCAAGAATTAATAGAACGAGAGAAGTTGGGGCACTCGCTTTTGGAAAGGCTACAGTTGGCTAAAGAAAATGTGGAGGGGCTAAAGACAAGTGTTGAGAATAGATTCTATGAAGCTGATGAGAAAATGAGGAAGCTGGCTTCAAGAAGTGAAAAGGTCTTTAGGGATGCCGAGTTAATGAATGAAGAGTTGATAGAACGAGAGAAGTTGGGGCGTCAGCTTCTTGAGAGGTTATGTTCGGTAAAGGATTCTGTGGAGGGATTGAAGGCAGCAGCTGATCAGAGATTTATAGAAGTCTCTTTGAAGGAAACTGATTTGGATTCACTTCGAAATTGGGTTGAGAAGAAAATGGATGAGGCTGACTTCAAGAAAAGAGAAGTCGAGGAGCAAGAACGCAGAATTGCAGAAAAGGAAGGGCGTCTGATCGCTAAGGAAAAGGAACTTGAAGATAGACACAAAGTTAGGTTGGAGAAGCTAGATTCAAGAGAGAATTCTCTGAAAGAATTTACGCGTAATTGCTTCAAGGAACATCGTGCTATCAAAAGGGAGTTACGAACTGAGAAAGATTTGGTTGAGAAACGTGCTAGAGATCTTGATGAAAGAGAGCAACGTCTCTACCACACACTAGAGGAGCTTGAAATCAAGGAAAAACAGATGAGGTATAGTTTCAAAGTCCTTGAATATAAACAACACCACCCAACTGATGTCTTCATTGCCCCCATTGAGATCGAACCAGATGAGTCTGCAGACTTGAAGTTCATGGTGAGAATGAATGGTAAAACCTTGCAGATGTTTCTAAATGACAGGGAAAATGAGTTTGAATCAATGGTCGATGAAATCTTCAAAGTTCTTCACCTATCTTCTGATCCGGCAAAGTTGGTTCTAGATGCGATGGCGGGATTTTACCCTCCACGTTTAAGGGAAGAAGACGTGGAGTACAATGTTAGGAGAACCTGTATAATTCTGTTGGGGCAGCTTCTGAAATTGTCTCCTACCATCAAACCTCATGTTAGGGAAGAAGCAATAGAACTTGCTACTTCATGGAAGTCTCAATTGAAAGCTGCTCCTCAAATTGCAAAGTCACAGGAGGTTTTAGGATTCTTGTGCCTGTTGTCTGCATTTGATCTAGCCTCCTATTTTGATGAAGATGATCTTTCTAGTTTCCTGATGGTAGGTCAGCATAAAGAAGCACTTGTCTTGGAGTGA
- the LOC121763574 gene encoding myosin-7B-like isoform X1 — protein sequence MEKTLEGLSKRAAVTERMVDFLQIQCSEIESRKRKLDAAWDSVSVRMRGADFREAALDKRERELEERERRFFMFEDAKMRELASHEQELEHRHAAVVKRVRFLDMERAEVGVVRRRAGERLAKIEADKQSLMFERQTLAEEEERFDAMIDALKEKELFIEENMRGIALKKENLEEKWKEIGEEQARLADEKSRDQKLFKHYFMERIEVAENKLEQVRLKMDDKFGEIECRDNAGWESLALSIKEADLVRESVEKKLEELEWMRTEFISFQEEKARELASKEQLLDAMSEKLVKDAELMNQELIEREKLGHSLLERLQLAKENVEGLKTSVENRFYEADEKMRKLASRSEKVFRDAELMNEELIEREKLGRQLLERLCSVKDSVEGLKAAADQRFIEVSLKETDLDSLRNWVEKKMDEADFKKREVEEQERRIAEKEGRLIAKEKELEDRHKVRLEKLDSRENSLKEFTRNCFKEHRAIKRELRTEKDLVEKRARDLDEREQRLYHTLEELEIKEKQMRYSFKVLEYKQHHPTDVFIAPIEIEPDESADLKFMVRMNGKTLQMFLNDRENEFESMVDEIFKVLHLSSDPAKLVLDAMAGFYPPRLREEDVEYNVRRTCIILLGQLLKLSPTIKPHVREEAIELATSWKSQLKAAPQIAKSQEVLGFLCLLSAFDLASYFDEDDLSSFLMVGQHKEALVLE from the coding sequence ATGGAGAAGACTCTGGAAGGTCTGAGCAAGCGCGCCGCTGTAACTGAGAGAATGGTGGATTTTCTGCAAATACAATGCTCAGAGATTGAGTCGAGGAAGCGGAAATTGGACGCGGCTTGGGACTCGGTGTCGGTGAGGATGCGTGGCGCCGATTTTCGCGAAGCAGCGCTGGATAAACGGGAGCGGGAattggaggagagagagaggaggttCTTCATGTTCGAAGACGCGAAAATGAGGGAACTGGCCTCTCACGAACAGGAGCTGGAACATCGTCACGCTGCGGTGGTGAAGCGTGTTCGGTTCCTTGATATGGAAAGGGCTGAAGTGGGAGTAGTTAGGCGGCGGGCGGGAGAGAGGTTAGCGAAGATTGAGGCTGATAAACAGAGCTTGATGTTTGAAAGACAAACTTtagcggaggaggaggagagatTTGATGCGATGATCGATGCGTTGAAGGAGAAAGAGTTGTTCATAGAGGAGAACATGAGAGGAATTGCATTGAAAAAAGAGAATTTGGAGGAGAAGTGGAAAGAGATTGGTGAGGAGCAGGCTAGATTGGCTGATGAAAAGTCTAGGGACCAAAAACTGTTTAAGCATTATTTCATGGAGAGAATTGAGGTGGCAGAAAATAAGCTTGAGCAGGTGAGGTTGAAGATGGATGACAAGTTTGGGGAGATTGAATGTAGGGACAATGCGGGTTGGGAATCATTGGCGTTGAGTATAAAAGAAGCTGATTTGGTTAGGGAATCGGTGGAGAAAAAGTTGGAGGAGTTGGAGTGGATGAGAACAGAATTCATTTCATTCCAAGAGGAGAAAGCTAGAGAGTTGGCTTCGAAAGAGCAGCTACTGGATGCAATGAGTGAAAAGCTTGTCAAGGATGCCGAGTTGATGAATCAAGAATTAATAGAACGAGAGAAGTTGGGGCACTCGCTTTTGGAAAGGCTACAGTTGGCTAAAGAAAATGTGGAGGGGCTAAAGACAAGTGTTGAGAATAGATTCTATGAAGCTGATGAGAAAATGAGGAAGCTGGCTTCAAGAAGTGAAAAGGTCTTTAGGGATGCCGAGTTAATGAATGAAGAGTTGATAGAACGAGAGAAGTTGGGGCGTCAGCTTCTTGAGAGGTTATGTTCGGTAAAGGATTCTGTGGAGGGATTGAAGGCAGCAGCTGATCAGAGATTTATAGAAGTCTCTTTGAAGGAAACTGATTTGGATTCACTTCGAAATTGGGTTGAGAAGAAAATGGATGAGGCTGACTTCAAGAAAAGAGAAGTCGAGGAGCAAGAACGCAGAATTGCAGAAAAGGAAGGGCGTCTGATCGCTAAGGAAAAGGAACTTGAAGATAGACACAAAGTTAGGTTGGAGAAGCTAGATTCAAGAGAGAATTCTCTGAAAGAATTTACGCGTAATTGCTTCAAGGAACATCGTGCTATCAAAAGGGAGTTACGAACTGAGAAAGATTTGGTTGAGAAACGTGCTAGAGATCTTGATGAAAGAGAGCAACGTCTCTACCACACACTAGAGGAGCTTGAAATCAAGGAAAAACAGATGAGGTATAGTTTCAAAGTCCTTGAATATAAACAACACCACCCAACTGATGTCTTCATTGCCCCCATTGAGATCGAACCAGATGAGTCTGCAGACTTGAAGTTCATGGTGAGAATGAATGGTAAAACCTTGCAGATGTTTCTAAATGACAGGGAAAATGAGTTTGAATCAATGGTCGATGAAATCTTCAAAGTTCTTCACCTATCTTCTGATCCGGCAAAGTTGGTTCTAGATGCGATGGCGGGATTTTACCCTCCACGTTTAAGGGAAGAAGACGTGGAGTACAATGTTAGGAGAACCTGTATAATTCTGTTGGGGCAGCTTCTGAAATTGTCTCCTACCATCAAACCTCATGTTAGGGAAGAAGCAATAGAACTTGCTACTTCATGGAAGTCTCAATTGAAAGCTGCTCCTCAAATTGCAAAGTCACAGGAGGTTTTAGGATTCTTGTGCCTGTTGTCTGCATTTGATCTAGCCTCCTATTTTGATGAAGATGATCTTTCTAGTTTCCTGATGGTAGGTCAGCATAAAGAAGCACTTGTCTTGGAGTGA